One part of the Syntrophus gentianae genome encodes these proteins:
- a CDS encoding tetratricopeptide repeat protein: MGWFKTEVDPAEWEHLNREIARLVEERQLEGALQQGTDLVLYSRKYYGRQHPRMATSLNNLGLIYLLREDHEKAESCFLNALEISEKANGKNSSETALINRNLALLYSAKYRKIQEMQ; encoded by the coding sequence ATGGGGTGGTTCAAAACAGAAGTCGATCCTGCCGAATGGGAACACCTGAACAGGGAGATCGCCCGTCTGGTTGAGGAACGTCAGTTGGAGGGAGCCCTGCAACAGGGGACCGACCTGGTGCTTTATTCCCGGAAGTATTACGGCAGGCAGCATCCCCGGATGGCGACCTCGCTGAACAATCTGGGGCTCATCTATCTGCTGAGGGAAGATCACGAGAAGGCGGAGTCCTGTTTCCTGAATGCTCTGGAGATCAGCGAGAAGGCCAATGGAAAGAATTCTTCCGAGACGGCCCTGATCAATCGAAACCTGGCCCTCCTCTATTCGGCGAAATACCGGAAAATCCAGGAAATGCAATAG
- a CDS encoding SapC family protein gives MYKNPVMLSSESHRSLKVAPVSDLSFTRSLNSCPILGPEYFIASRFYPIVFTRSGKMLLSMVILGLKGNLFVDDAGHWEQGAYLPACFRRYPFLTDESRAEAPVYIDAAFDGFDAAEGQRLFSDEGDKTPFLEEFMKFLQEYHLQSIATDQFLARLEELKLFRDVEAKMKLPGSGPEWTLKGLLMVDEKALYDLPDDQLAAMARNGYLARIYAHLHSLTNMNEILRREQEAAKAPQGMRN, from the coding sequence ATGTATAAGAATCCTGTAATGTTAAGTTCGGAAAGCCATCGATCGCTTAAAGTGGCTCCTGTCAGCGATTTGAGTTTTACCCGTTCTCTGAATTCCTGTCCCATCCTGGGCCCGGAGTATTTCATCGCATCTCGGTTTTATCCTATTGTGTTTACCCGGTCGGGAAAAATGTTGCTGTCCATGGTCATCCTGGGTTTGAAGGGCAATCTCTTCGTGGATGATGCCGGGCATTGGGAGCAGGGTGCCTATCTGCCCGCCTGTTTTCGGCGCTACCCCTTCCTGACCGATGAAAGCCGCGCGGAGGCCCCCGTTTATATCGATGCCGCCTTCGATGGGTTCGATGCGGCGGAGGGACAGAGGCTGTTTTCCGATGAAGGAGACAAAACTCCCTTTCTGGAGGAATTCATGAAGTTTCTACAGGAATATCACTTGCAGTCCATCGCTACCGATCAATTTCTGGCACGTTTGGAGGAACTGAAACTTTTCCGGGACGTGGAGGCCAAGATGAAGCTTCCAGGAAGCGGACCGGAATGGACCCTCAAAGGCCTGCTCATGGTGGATGAAAAAGCTTTGTACGACCTGCCGGATGATCAACTGGCCGCCATGGCCCGCAACGGTTACCTGGCGCGGATTTATGCCCATCTCCATTCCCTGACAAACATGAATGAAATCCTGAGACGTGAGCAGGAGGCGGCAAAAGCGCCACAGGGAATGAGAAATTAG
- a CDS encoding two-partner secretion domain-containing protein has protein sequence MKHERQTLQRQRKGRIQKNRTVALDTSEQLRDAIRETGKKGALALGTLTLATALLTGSAYALPKGEQLKAGNSTFSRPNATTLNITQSTKKSIINWQDYSITAGESVRYSQPSSSAISLNRVTGSDPSKLYGSLSANGQVWVINPNGLLVGPNARINVGGFLASTLGLSDQDFLTGDYNFRGDASVGSILNSGKIQGGYVALLSPSITNEGTIEASRGTVALASGGQVTLNFTGNDLVGFVVDSGTASSAGISNSGTLSGNSVLLTAKGASDVVRSVVNNTGVIEARSIEERNGEIVLSGDGVTTTGLVDASGTQGGTIRIDGGLVSLGGTISADGRTQGGNISVSSSGILSLADKVQARGLKGTGGQVSYFSTGQTLETSTSVTDVSGKTDGGSIRLEAQGGLLSSGSYLASGTTGQGGRIDLSGYSVRLFSATVDASGGTQGGLVRIGGAFQGGKESDPTRAYNDGFLTRWGSFDAISNAEQVFVNDTTSIDVSADKSGSAGGTVVIWSNAETTMLGSVSAGGQVAGGYVEVSSAELLLQADILKIDTGRGGELLLDPKNILIGDSHEISGWSLEGILGNGYDPVEGSLFKLDAEDSFGAGVSLNDEGNRLAVGALGDDGSGNIAPDCTGAVYLFSFSDTNFSGGSLQGIIGKGYSGGKNVNVANLEKYDHFGIDVSLNAAGNRLAVGADYDNGYGNSAMDSGAVYLFSFSDTNFSGGSLQGIIGKGYSGSKNVNVANLEEDDWFGHSISLNAAGDRLAVGTLFDDGYGNSSEDRGAVYLFSFSDTNFSGGSLQGIIGKGYAGSKNVNVANLESEDNFGASVSLNGTGNRLAVGARDDDGYGNSSEDSGAVYLFNFTDTNFSGGSLQGIIGKGYSGGKNVNVANLESEDNFGTSVSMNASGNRLAVGAYSDDGYDNSVDWSGAVYLFNFSDTNFSGGGLQGIIGKGYSGGKNVNVGNLDRYDHFGVSVSLNGTGDRLVVGAYADDGYGNIPEDFGAVYLFSWTAAGAPMKNYSYSDSSSKSVTLLNTDITTWLSGGSNLTLKANNDITLNAPIAVNNASGNGGALTLSAGRSLILNGNIKTDNGNLTLVANDTLANGVVNAYRDAGAAVISQASGTSINAGTGTVNITLRNGSGKTYTESGDITLSGISAMTLNVTNAGLTAGSDILQNGGSIKVAGTTKLAAGTNNVTLNRSTNNFSTVASKGKNITLVDANGLNLYTTTASGNLKVIATGNISDSGKIAVTGTATLNSGSYDIALNTSTNNFSTVAGMGRNVTLVDANALNLYTTKASGKLNVKATGSITDSGKIAVTGTTTLNAGTSDIVLNTSTNDFSKIAVTAGRNFTLVDANALSLGASTLSGTVGITSHGTLTLLGNLNAGANKVKLNAGTGAIDGAYTVTAGDVTLSGATIGTAAHPTINASGLLTLTATSAVNGISANFLGPTDLDVVVNSVPGKVLLNGKVIYP, from the coding sequence ATGAAGCATGAAAGACAGACGTTACAGCGACAGCGGAAGGGGAGAATTCAGAAAAACCGGACTGTGGCACTGGACACTTCAGAACAGTTGCGGGATGCGATTCGGGAGACGGGGAAAAAAGGAGCCCTGGCCCTGGGTACGCTGACCCTGGCCACGGCTCTGTTGACGGGTTCCGCTTATGCCCTCCCCAAAGGGGAACAGCTGAAGGCAGGCAATTCCACCTTCAGCCGGCCCAATGCCACAACTCTGAACATTACCCAAAGCACAAAAAAATCAATCATTAACTGGCAGGACTACAGTATTACGGCTGGGGAATCGGTGCGCTATAGCCAGCCTTCTTCTTCCGCCATTTCTCTGAACCGGGTGACAGGCTCCGATCCTTCCAAACTCTATGGTTCCCTTTCCGCCAACGGCCAGGTATGGGTAATCAATCCCAACGGCCTTCTCGTAGGGCCAAACGCCAGAATCAATGTAGGGGGCTTTCTCGCTTCGACCCTTGGCCTCTCCGATCAAGACTTTTTAACAGGGGATTACAACTTTCGCGGCGATGCTTCCGTGGGCAGCATTCTCAATTCGGGAAAAATCCAGGGGGGCTACGTCGCCCTGCTATCGCCTTCCATCACCAATGAGGGAACGATCGAGGCTTCCCGGGGGACGGTTGCCCTGGCTTCGGGGGGCCAGGTGACCCTGAATTTTACCGGGAATGATCTGGTAGGCTTCGTGGTGGATTCGGGAACGGCGTCTTCCGCCGGGATCAGCAATTCGGGAACCCTGTCCGGGAATTCGGTGCTTCTGACCGCCAAAGGGGCCTCCGATGTCGTCCGGAGTGTGGTGAACAATACCGGTGTTATTGAAGCCCGGTCCATCGAGGAGCGAAACGGTGAGATCGTTCTCTCCGGCGACGGAGTGACGACCACGGGCCTCGTGGACGCCTCCGGGACTCAGGGCGGGACAATCCGGATCGACGGCGGCCTTGTGTCCCTCGGAGGGACGATATCCGCCGACGGTCGAACTCAGGGGGGAAACATATCGGTGAGCTCCTCCGGCATACTGTCCCTGGCGGATAAGGTCCAGGCCAGAGGGTTGAAGGGGACAGGTGGGCAGGTCAGCTATTTCAGCACCGGTCAGACACTTGAGACTTCCACGAGTGTTACAGATGTTTCCGGAAAAACAGACGGCGGTTCGATCCGGCTGGAAGCCCAGGGTGGTCTCCTGAGCTCCGGATCCTATCTGGCCTCAGGCACGACCGGCCAGGGAGGACGGATTGATCTTTCTGGATACTCCGTACGCCTCTTTTCAGCGACGGTGGATGCCTCGGGAGGGACTCAGGGTGGTCTGGTCCGGATCGGCGGGGCCTTCCAGGGGGGCAAGGAATCGGATCCGACCCGGGCTTACAACGACGGCTTCCTGACCCGTTGGGGGAGTTTCGACGCCATCTCCAACGCAGAGCAGGTTTTTGTCAATGATACGACCTCCATCGACGTCTCGGCTGATAAATCAGGCAGTGCCGGGGGGACGGTGGTGATCTGGTCGAATGCGGAAACGACCATGCTGGGAAGTGTGTCTGCCGGGGGCCAAGTTGCAGGAGGTTATGTAGAGGTTTCCTCGGCGGAACTGCTGCTCCAGGCGGATATTCTGAAGATCGACACAGGACGGGGCGGGGAGCTCCTTCTGGACCCGAAGAATATTCTGATAGGAGACAGCCATGAAATCAGCGGCTGGTCACTTGAGGGTATACTGGGCAATGGATATGATCCGGTAGAGGGATCCCTATTCAAATTGGACGCTGAAGATAGCTTCGGTGCCGGGGTCTCCTTAAATGATGAGGGTAACCGTCTGGCTGTTGGGGCGTTGGGCGATGACGGTTCAGGCAACATTGCCCCTGATTGCACCGGTGCAGTTTACCTGTTCAGTTTTTCCGACACGAATTTCAGCGGCGGCAGCCTCCAGGGGATTATCGGCAAGGGCTATTCTGGCGGCAAGAACGTCAATGTCGCCAATCTGGAGAAGTATGACCACTTTGGCATTGATGTTTCCCTGAATGCCGCAGGCAACCGATTGGCCGTGGGGGCTGATTACGACAATGGTTACGGCAACAGTGCCATGGATAGCGGTGCGGTTTACCTGTTCAGTTTTTCCGACACGAATTTCAGCGGCGGCAGCCTCCAGGGGATTATCGGCAAGGGTTATTCTGGCAGCAAAAACGTCAATGTCGCCAACCTGGAGGAGGATGATTGGTTTGGCCATTCCATTTCACTGAATGCAGCGGGAGATCGTCTTGCAGTGGGAACTTTGTTTGATGATGGTTACGGCAACAGCTCTGAGGACAGAGGTGCAGTTTACCTGTTCAGTTTTTCCGACACGAATTTCAGCGGCGGCAGTCTCCAGGGGATCATCGGTAAGGGCTATGCTGGCAGCAAGAACGTCAATGTCGCCAATCTGGAGAGTGAGGACAATTTCGGTGCTTCCGTTTCTTTGAACGGTACAGGCAACCGTTTGGCCGTTGGGGCGAGGGATGATGATGGTTACGGCAACAGCTCTGAGGACAGCGGTGCGGTTTACCTGTTCAATTTCACCGACACGAACTTCAGCGGCGGCAGTCTCCAGGGGATCATCGGAAAGGGCTATTCTGGCGGCAAGAATGTCAATGTCGCCAACCTGGAGAGTGAGGACAATTTCGGCACCTCCGTTTCCATGAACGCCTCGGGCAACCGCCTGGCCGTGGGGGCATATAGTGATGATGGGTATGATAACAGCGTTGATTGGAGTGGCGCCGTGTACCTGTTCAATTTTTCCGACACGAACTTCAGCGGCGGCGGCCTCCAGGGAATCATCGGAAAGGGCTATTCTGGCGGCAAGAACGTCAATGTCGGCAATTTGGATAGGTATGACCACTTTGGCGTTTCCGTTTCCCTGAATGGAACGGGAGACCGATTGGTCGTGGGGGCTTACGCTGATGATGGGTATGGCAACATCCCAGAGGACTTTGGCGCCGTGTACCTTTTTTCCTGGACGGCAGCCGGTGCTCCGATGAAGAACTACTCATACAGCGACTCCAGCAGCAAGAGCGTAACTCTGCTGAACACTGACATTACTACCTGGCTGAGCGGAGGAAGCAATCTGACGCTGAAGGCAAACAATGACATTACCCTGAACGCCCCCATTGCGGTGAACAACGCGTCCGGCAATGGAGGAGCCCTGACTCTGTCTGCAGGCAGGAGTCTTATCCTCAACGGGAATATCAAGACGGACAATGGGAACTTGACCCTGGTGGCGAATGACACCCTGGCCAACGGTGTCGTTAATGCCTACCGGGATGCCGGTGCAGCAGTAATCTCCCAGGCCTCCGGGACTTCTATCAATGCCGGAACAGGGACGGTCAACATTACCTTGCGGAACGGCAGTGGCAAGACCTACACGGAAAGTGGCGATATCACATTGAGCGGAATCTCTGCAATGACTCTGAATGTAACCAATGCAGGACTGACCGCAGGCAGTGACATTTTACAGAATGGTGGGTCCATCAAAGTAGCAGGAACAACGAAACTTGCCGCCGGCACAAACAATGTCACCCTGAACAGATCGACGAACAACTTCTCGACCGTAGCCAGTAAGGGAAAGAACATAACGCTGGTGGACGCCAACGGGTTGAATCTCTATACGACAACAGCAAGCGGGAATCTGAAGGTAATAGCCACAGGCAACATTTCCGATAGTGGGAAGATTGCAGTAACCGGGACAGCGACTCTGAATTCCGGTTCTTATGACATCGCACTGAATACATCAACGAACAACTTCTCGACAGTAGCCGGTATGGGCAGGAACGTCACGCTGGTAGACGCCAATGCGCTGAATCTCTATACGACAAAAGCAAGCGGAAAACTGAATGTAAAAGCTACAGGCAGCATCACGGATAGCGGAAAGATTGCAGTCACTGGGACAACGACCTTGAATGCAGGAACAAGCGATATAGTGTTGAATACATCAACGAATGATTTTTCAAAGATTGCCGTTACTGCCGGTCGGAATTTTACCCTGGTAGATGCCAACGCTCTGAGCCTTGGTGCCTCAACCCTTTCCGGAACGGTGGGGATTACCTCCCATGGAACACTGACCCTGCTGGGTAATCTGAATGCTGGAGCCAACAAGGTCAAACTTAACGCAGGGACGGGAGCAATCGACGGTGCTTATACGGTGACCGCTGGAGATGTGACCCTCAGCGGTGCCACAATCGGTACGGCAGCTCACCCCACCATTAACGCAAGCGGACTGTTGACCCTGACGGCAACCTCCGCAGTGAATGGCATTTCTGCGAATTTTCTGGGACCAACGGACCTGGATGTGGTGGTGAACAGCGTACCCGGAAAAGTCCTGCTGAATGGAAAGGTCATCTATCCATAA
- a CDS encoding ShlB/FhaC/HecB family hemolysin secretion/activation protein: MHHKLLNLLITILSAFLVMLLTPGPLPAQERSGDVFKSLERGAELPREVPKVPKIETEKEKKAEEPLPSRKILVKTFRVEGFTILSAEEIRSLVSPWEGKELSLEEIQGVANRITGHYRELGYLLVNAHVPPQTVRDGEILIRVVEGRLDKVTVAGNRRYSNEFIEKHLSRLRSDPSLREATLERSLLILNDYPYLSVNALLQAGQLPGTTDLVIRAEERRPFSGNLSYDNFGSKSSSRSRLGLTLETGSLLRTGDQLTLRGVTGLDQLDLERLSYGRVDYLVPLGYDGTKVGFYYTNSRYESGEELGALDINGKSDLLGLYVTHPLIRRLTRRLDVRFGFDYKNLTDYILDETWSRDWIRVFSLGVSSDFVDDYRGRNSLGFTAYRGVRDLFGGSGRNDPDVSRKGADGSFSKYTLDLSRFQQLPGYNALILKGSGQLSADRLFVVEQFSLGGMGSVRGFDSSTCNGDSGYNVSAELETSPFFPEKTFFGRRIGEMFKLAFFGDHGGVFLNDPEPGESRDDYLSSLGAGLRLYVGNSFAARLDWAVPKKHDQFNAKNAETYLSAAVSF; the protein is encoded by the coding sequence TTGCATCATAAACTTTTAAATCTTCTCATCACGATCCTGTCTGCTTTCCTCGTAATGCTGCTGACTCCCGGCCCGCTGCCGGCCCAGGAGCGCAGCGGCGATGTCTTCAAATCTCTGGAGCGGGGTGCGGAACTACCCCGGGAAGTGCCGAAGGTCCCGAAAATCGAGACGGAAAAGGAAAAAAAGGCGGAAGAGCCCCTTCCATCCCGGAAAATCCTGGTGAAGACCTTTCGTGTGGAAGGCTTTACGATTCTTTCCGCCGAGGAGATCAGATCCCTGGTGTCTCCCTGGGAGGGAAAGGAACTTTCCCTGGAGGAGATCCAGGGCGTGGCCAACCGGATCACGGGCCATTACCGGGAGCTGGGCTACCTTCTCGTCAACGCCCATGTTCCACCGCAGACGGTACGGGACGGCGAAATCCTCATCCGGGTTGTGGAGGGGCGACTGGACAAGGTGACCGTTGCCGGGAACCGGCGATACAGTAACGAATTTATCGAAAAGCATCTTTCCCGTCTCCGCAGTGATCCTTCCCTCCGGGAGGCGACGCTGGAGCGGTCCCTTCTGATTCTGAACGACTATCCCTATCTGTCCGTCAACGCCCTGTTGCAGGCGGGACAATTGCCGGGGACGACGGACCTGGTGATTCGAGCGGAGGAGCGGAGGCCCTTTTCCGGGAACCTCTCCTATGACAATTTCGGGTCGAAATCCTCCAGCCGGAGCCGACTCGGGCTGACGCTGGAGACGGGCAGCCTCCTGCGGACGGGCGATCAGCTGACCCTGCGGGGGGTTACCGGGCTGGATCAACTGGATCTGGAGCGGTTGTCCTACGGACGGGTCGATTACCTCGTTCCCCTGGGTTATGACGGGACAAAAGTCGGCTTCTACTACACCAACAGCCGTTATGAGTCCGGCGAAGAGCTGGGGGCGCTCGATATCAACGGCAAATCGGATCTCCTGGGCCTCTATGTGACACACCCGCTCATCCGGCGGCTGACCCGAAGGCTTGATGTGCGGTTCGGCTTTGACTACAAGAACCTGACCGATTATATCCTCGATGAAACCTGGAGCCGCGACTGGATACGGGTCTTCTCCCTGGGGGTTTCCTCTGATTTTGTCGATGATTACCGGGGTAGGAATTCCCTGGGCTTTACGGCCTACCGGGGTGTCCGGGACCTTTTCGGCGGATCGGGCCGCAACGATCCCGACGTGAGCCGCAAGGGCGCCGACGGCTCCTTCTCCAAGTATACCCTGGATCTGTCCCGGTTCCAGCAGCTTCCCGGCTACAATGCGCTGATCCTGAAAGGGTCGGGGCAACTCTCGGCGGATAGGCTGTTCGTGGTTGAGCAGTTTTCCCTGGGCGGCATGGGCTCGGTCCGGGGCTTCGATTCTTCAACCTGTAACGGCGACAGCGGTTATAACGTATCGGCGGAGCTCGAAACTTCCCCCTTTTTCCCGGAAAAGACCTTTTTTGGCCGGAGGATCGGAGAAATGTTCAAACTGGCTTTTTTCGGGGATCATGGAGGGGTCTTCCTGAATGACCCGGAACCGGGGGAGAGCCGGGATGACTATCTCTCCAGTCTTGGCGCCGGATTGCGGCTTTATGTGGGTAATTCTTTTGCTGCCCGTCTGGATTGGGCCGTCCCGAAGAAGCATGATCAGTTCAATGCAAAAAATGCCGAAACGTACCTTTCGGCGGCAGTCAGTTTTTAA